GTCGAAGGTATCCGTCAGTAATCAGCAAATTACCGTCACAAGAACGCGCTACCACAGAGTGGTTAGCGCGTTTTATACTTTACTCATTGTCCCTCACAATCGGCGTTGGCCTGCCCTGATCGTCAATCGCAACAAAGGTAAAATTCCCTTCCGTAACTTTTTCAATCACTTCGCTATGGTGACGTTGCACCCAGGTTTCGACATGCACCACCAATGATGTCTTGCCATATCTGGCAACACTGCAGTAACAACTAACGTCATCACCAATATAGACCGGCTTAAGAAAAGTCATCGCATCCACAGCAATCGTTACAACCCGACACTTTACTTTCCGTGAGGCATATCCCCCACTGGCAATATCCATCTGTGCCATTATCCAGCCCCCAAAGATATCACCATCAGGATTTGAATCACCTGGCATCGCAATGGTTCTCAGTGAGGGGCGCTCAGCTGGCACTTTAGACATAGTCATTCCTCTTCGTTTACATCAATTACAGCTAATTTAATCAGGAACAACCCTGGTCAGCTTATTCAACAGCCCTTCAGGCTGATTATCAACGAGTAAAAAATCCCGATACTCATCCCGGATAAACTCTTCGTCAGCTGCATGGGAAATAAACGCCAGTAAATGATCGTAATAACCCTCAATATTTAACAGCCCGAACGCCTTATGATGTATACCAATTTGGCGCCAGGCCCAGACTTCAAAAAGCTCTTCCAGCGTACCGGTTCCCCCTGGCAGGGCTATGAACGCATCTGCCAGCTCCATCATTACTGCCTTACGCTGGTGCATATCCTCCACCACATGCAGATCGCTAAGACCTATATGAGCCTGTTCACGTTCAACCAACACTTTAGGCATAACCCCGCAAACCCGACCACCTGCGTCTAACACAGCATCTGCAACACAGCCCATCAGACCTACGCTTGAACCACCATAAACCAATTCGATATTCTGCCGAGCCATCTGTTCACCCAACCGGCTCGCTTCATGCTTATAAGAACCGCCCGTCCGTCCGGAGGAGGCTCCACAATATACGGCTATTTTCATAGTATTTTTTCAGTTGAGTTGGCTATTGTTACTAATATTCAACAACAGCAGGCGGCAAGATGAAAGAGAAAAGAGTAGCGTAGAAGAAATAACCACCGATGATAATTTCATCGGTGGTCAGAGGTTTAAGCAGTAACTGTCACATTATCAGCCTGAAGGCCTTTCTCGCCCTGAGTGACCTCAAACGAGACCTGCTGGCCTTCCACCAAAGAGCGGCGACCCGTTCCATTAATGGCGCGAAAATGAACAAACACATCAGCGCCGTCCTCACGTTCGATAAAGCCATAGCCTTTCTCATCGTTAAACCACTTAACGACGCCGGAAATAAGTTGATCAGACATAGTTTCCCCATTTGTTTTATTATAAATACACTAACCGCTGCTATTACCAGCCATACGATCTTTTCAGTGATATAGCACAGCATCAGCTGAATCAACCTGCCTGTCTCTATACCCGTAAAAACTTTTTACTGTGTAATCCTGCCTTTTTCAAGCAAATACCCATGTTTTTTATAAGGTTTGGTATCAGATCAACAGAGAATGTACTTTCTTATGCTTTAAAGAGCCTCAGCAATCCCATTTTTAAGACTAAAACAGCGGATCAATATGGAGCTAAGTCGCATAGTTCGTTATAGTTCGCAACCAGAATGGGACTGAAGCAAGGTATATAACATGGCAGGATCTATACAGGATCAGCTTCTTAAAGCCGGTCTGGCAAACAAAAAGCAGGCCAATAAAGCGAAAGCGGATAAACGTAAAAAAACCAAACAAGCAAAAGCGGTTAAAAAAGGCGAAATATTCAAGGATCAGGAGCAGATGGAGCGAGACCAGGCCATCGCTAACGCCAAAGTTGAAAAACTGGAACGCGATCGTGAACTCAACCGTCAACGGGAAGATGAGCTGACCCGACGCTCAATCGACGCATCATGTCTACAGATGCTTCAACAGAACAAAGTCACCATTCCTGCCAAGGGAGAGGTTGAATATAACTTTGTTGATGGCACAAAAATCAAGAAACTATACGTTAACAATGAGCTTCAGGAACAACTGGCTAAGGGCAACCTTGCTATCGCAGCAGACAAAGAAAGCTATACGCTAATTCCTGCAGGCATCGCAGAAAAAATCAGTGAACGACGTCCTGAGCTTATTATCAGCCGCCAACAGGCGGAAGAGACCGACCCGGACGACCCATACGCAGATTTCCAAATCCCAGACGACCTTATGTGGTAATTCAATCGGGTAGCCCTCCAGCTACCCGGCTCTTCATCCAAAAAGAGCACTAAACCTCACCGATAACATGACAAACGGATGTCAGTCAGACTCTATTCCCCCTGACTCTATTACTGTAGAGCTCCTCTGTCAGGTACAGACAAGGTCACAGCTAACATCTTAATCTATCTGTTGCCTTGAAATCGATCCTCGCTTCCGAACTCAACATATAAAACACAAAAGCCACCTACTCCGGAGCTCTCTGTCAGCCACTCGAATTTGGATTTAATCTGTTCGTCTATAATCACTGATAAAATTTTAATTCGGGGTAATTACCCTCAACCAAAATCTTCAAAAACCAACAACAAACGCTTAAATTACAACGAGTTAATAGATTTAAAATAACACTTTTACTATTTTAGCAAATGTCTTAGAATAAATTCAGCTTGAAAGTACGGCCCGATTTTTATGTATCAAAGAGTCCACCAGATTTACCTGTGTGCCCCTTATTCATAAACGTAGTCCCTGCATTCTTAGCTTAACCCTGTATCTGAACTTTTCAGATATACCCTTATTTAAAATAAAACTATTGTAGGGAATACAATTATGTCTACCGCAACTGGCACCGTTAAATGGTTCAATGCCGATAAAGGCTATGGTTTTATCGAACAAGAAAACGGTCCTGACCTGTTCGTTCACTTTCGTGCTATCAACTCGGATGGTTTCAAGACGCTGAACGAAGGCCAGCAGGTCTCTTTCGAAGTCACTGATGGCCAGAAAGGCCCACAGGCTGAAAACGTTACTATTCTGTAATTTGTTATCGCCCGGCTGTGATCTCCGGGTCACAGCTACTTTCTTCACCTCCAGCTAGAAATCTATCCTGTCTTCCACACTAATAGCTGGTTATTTGCTGGCATCTCAATATCTGCTAACAACTTTAAACCGGCTTTTTCTGCCAATTCATTCACTTTTTCAAAATCCCTGATACCACTTTCTTCACAGCGTCTTTTTAACCAACGATCGAACTCAGCATTACTATCGCTGGTATAGCGACCATCATAACGAAACGGGCCATACAGGATGAGTTTACCCCCCGCTTCGAGCAGCTTTCCAGACCCCTCAAACAGGGATATCACCTCTGACCAGCTGACAATATGAAGTGTGTTGGCACTATAAATAGCATCAACCAGAGAAAAACATTTATGCCAAACAGGATCCCGAAGATCCAGCAACCTGGGAGGGTAACCAGCTACATCAACATAAGACTTGAGGTTTGTTGTTAAAACCGGCAGCAGTTCATCAATCTCGGTGGGTATCCAGCGTAATTCATGCATCGCTTTACAAAAGTAAAGCGCATGCTGCCCAGAGCCACTGCCCACTTCAATAATGGTTTCTGCACCTCCCAGTACCTTCTGTAGCTCAGACAGAATCGGGGCCTGATTGCGTTCTGCCGCCGGAGCAAAATTAACCCAGCCCTTTTCAACGGAGACCATCAGTCTAATTTGGTCGACTGTTGCAACAACACATCATACAGATCAGCCCCTAACGATTCGGCAGCCCGTTGTAATTGATCATCATGCAGCCGCCCATCCTCTCTGAATGCCTGGCTTGCGCGTCCAAGTGTAATTTGCCCTGGTAACGCCATCACCCCCAAATTCTGTAACAAAATACGCAGTACTGTCAGCCCCCGGCTTCCACCACCGGCACCGGGTGATGCAGCCATAACGGCCGCAA
The genomic region above belongs to Amphritea japonica ATCC BAA-1530 and contains:
- a CDS encoding DUF938 domain-containing protein, encoding MVSVEKGWVNFAPAAERNQAPILSELQKVLGGAETIIEVGSGSGQHALYFCKAMHELRWIPTEIDELLPVLTTNLKSYVDVAGYPPRLLDLRDPVWHKCFSLVDAIYSANTLHIVSWSEVISLFEGSGKLLEAGGKLILYGPFRYDGRYTSDSNAEFDRWLKRRCEESGIRDFEKVNELAEKAGLKLLADIEMPANNQLLVWKTG
- a CDS encoding cold-shock protein; this encodes MSTATGTVKWFNADKGYGFIEQENGPDLFVHFRAINSDGFKTLNEGQQVSFEVTDGQKGPQAENVTIL
- a CDS encoding acyl-CoA thioesterase translates to MSKVPAERPSLRTIAMPGDSNPDGDIFGGWIMAQMDIASGGYASRKVKCRVVTIAVDAMTFLKPVYIGDDVSCYCSVARYGKTSLVVHVETWVQRHHSEVIEKVTEGNFTFVAIDDQGRPTPIVRDNE
- a CDS encoding cold-shock protein; translated protein: MSDQLISGVVKWFNDEKGYGFIEREDGADVFVHFRAINGTGRRSLVEGQQVSFEVTQGEKGLQADNVTVTA
- a CDS encoding TIGR00730 family Rossman fold protein yields the protein MKIAVYCGASSGRTGGSYKHEASRLGEQMARQNIELVYGGSSVGLMGCVADAVLDAGGRVCGVMPKVLVEREQAHIGLSDLHVVEDMHQRKAVMMELADAFIALPGGTGTLEELFEVWAWRQIGIHHKAFGLLNIEGYYDHLLAFISHAADEEFIRDEYRDFLLVDNQPEGLLNKLTRVVPD
- a CDS encoding DUF2058 domain-containing protein; translated protein: MAGSIQDQLLKAGLANKKQANKAKADKRKKTKQAKAVKKGEIFKDQEQMERDQAIANAKVEKLERDRELNRQREDELTRRSIDASCLQMLQQNKVTIPAKGEVEYNFVDGTKIKKLYVNNELQEQLAKGNLAIAADKESYTLIPAGIAEKISERRPELIISRQQAEETDPDDPYADFQIPDDLMW